In a genomic window of Prosthecobacter fusiformis:
- a CDS encoding M48 family metallopeptidase, which yields MRNIFQRLLASISPSFDGEQRRGIGCHPRVIMALLIIGGTLAYHYLGTTEYENEFTGRTQRLAFATPEEEIALGLQSAPMMIREMGGQSRDAKAQAQVDRVGAKLVQSTLARQTPYRFEFHLLADTQTINAFALPGGQIFITEALYRLFKNEDQLAGVLGHEIGHVVGRHSNEQMATTKLWQGLAQGAGVLLSDGQSSAGHQIANMVANMRVMKYGRDDELESDALGIRFLIDAGYDPEAMIGVMDILASASKGSGQPEFMSTHPAPENRAERIRQLIAEYRKKG from the coding sequence ATGAGAAACATTTTTCAGCGGCTCCTAGCAAGCATCTCACCCTCCTTTGATGGCGAACAACGGCGTGGCATTGGCTGCCATCCGCGCGTCATCATGGCCCTGCTCATCATTGGCGGCACGCTCGCTTATCATTACTTGGGCACCACGGAGTATGAGAATGAATTCACCGGTCGCACGCAGCGCCTAGCCTTTGCCACGCCGGAAGAAGAAATCGCCCTTGGCTTGCAGTCCGCACCCATGATGATCCGCGAGATGGGTGGCCAGTCACGCGATGCGAAAGCGCAGGCCCAGGTGGACCGCGTGGGTGCCAAGCTGGTGCAGAGTACCCTCGCTCGGCAGACACCTTATCGCTTTGAATTTCACCTGCTCGCCGATACCCAGACCATCAATGCCTTCGCCCTTCCGGGCGGACAGATCTTCATCACGGAGGCTCTCTATCGCCTCTTTAAAAATGAGGACCAACTCGCAGGTGTCCTCGGACACGAGATCGGCCATGTGGTGGGCCGTCATTCCAATGAACAAATGGCCACGACCAAGCTCTGGCAAGGACTGGCCCAGGGTGCAGGCGTTCTCCTTTCCGATGGCCAAAGCAGCGCCGGTCATCAAATCGCCAACATGGTGGCCAACATGCGTGTGATGAAATATGGCCGCGATGATGAACTGGAGTCCGACGCCCTCGGCATCCGCTTCCTCATTGATGCCGGATACGATCCCGAAGCCATGATCGGCGTCATGGACATCCTGGCCAGCGCCTCCAAAGGCAGCGGCCAGCCTGAATTCATGAGCACCCATCCCGCGCCAGAAAACCGCGCCGAGCGTATTCGCCAACTCATCGCCGAATACCGGAAAAAAGGCTGA
- a CDS encoding DJ-1 family glyoxalase III: MPKRVLCLLTDHFEEIEAITPVDLLRRAGVEVVMASMRESIQVVGRSGILIKADSHFASVDPTTFDLLFIPGGPAVKALREDGRAAALAQSFISAGKTVAAICAAPLVLHDAGLLTGKKYTAHDSTYEELTEADPAQEVVTDGLIITSRGAGTALAFGLALVAQLTTPEEAAKVARAIMA; encoded by the coding sequence ATGCCCAAACGTGTACTCTGCCTGCTAACCGATCACTTTGAAGAGATCGAAGCCATTACGCCCGTGGACCTCCTGCGCCGCGCCGGGGTGGAGGTCGTGATGGCCTCTATGCGCGAAAGCATCCAGGTCGTTGGCCGCAGTGGCATCCTCATCAAAGCAGACTCCCATTTCGCCAGCGTGGACCCGACCACCTTCGACCTCCTTTTTATCCCAGGAGGCCCCGCCGTCAAAGCCCTCCGTGAAGACGGACGCGCAGCCGCTTTAGCCCAATCATTCATCAGCGCTGGCAAAACTGTGGCCGCCATCTGCGCTGCGCCCCTGGTGCTGCATGATGCAGGTCTACTGACCGGTAAAAAATACACGGCGCATGATTCCACCTATGAGGAGCTGACAGAGGCGGACCCCGCCCAGGAGGTCGTGACGGATGGCCTCATCATCACTTCCCGTGGCGCAGGCACTGCACTCGCTTTTGGTCTTGCCCTAGTCGCCCAGCTCACCACTCCAGAAGAAGCCGCCAAAGTCGCCCGGGCCATCATGGCCTGA